Proteins from one Natrinema salinisoli genomic window:
- a CDS encoding 2-amino-3,7-dideoxy-D-threo-hept-6-ulosonate synthase, with protein MTTGIDARLERIGTDGSYVIVPMDHGITMGAVTGLKDIEATIDGVTTGGADAVLTQKGIAPRVHDNKNGKGYIVHLNGSTTIGPDEEDKRMTGTVEEAIRVGADAVSFHINVGSDHEPDQISQLSEVTERAQRFGIPVLAMAYARGPGVDSADPEALGHAVRLAEELGADIVKTGYSGDAESFQHVVESTRLPVVIAGGSKGTDRETIEMVRGVMDAGGAGISMGRSIFQHEDPEAIARAVAGVVHDDLSTEEALAEAGLALEA; from the coding sequence ATGACCACAGGAATTGACGCACGACTCGAGCGAATCGGTACAGACGGATCGTACGTGATCGTCCCGATGGACCACGGCATCACGATGGGTGCCGTCACGGGACTGAAAGACATCGAAGCGACGATCGACGGCGTAACGACCGGCGGGGCGGACGCGGTACTCACGCAGAAGGGGATCGCACCTCGCGTCCACGACAACAAGAACGGAAAGGGCTACATCGTTCACCTCAACGGCTCGACGACGATCGGGCCCGACGAGGAGGACAAACGGATGACCGGTACCGTCGAGGAGGCGATCCGCGTCGGTGCCGACGCCGTCTCCTTTCATATCAACGTCGGCTCGGATCACGAACCGGACCAGATCAGTCAGCTCTCGGAGGTCACCGAGCGGGCCCAGCGGTTCGGTATTCCGGTGCTCGCGATGGCCTACGCTCGCGGCCCCGGCGTCGACTCGGCGGACCCCGAAGCGCTGGGCCACGCGGTTCGACTCGCCGAAGAACTCGGCGCCGATATCGTCAAGACGGGCTATAGCGGCGACGCGGAGAGTTTCCAGCACGTCGTCGAGTCGACCCGGCTCCCGGTCGTCATCGCCGGCGGCTCGAAGGGGACCGACCGCGAGACGATCGAGATGGTGCGCGGCGTGATGGACGCCGGCGGCGCCGGCATCTCTATGGGCCGCTCGATCTTCCAGCACGAAGATCCCGAGGCCATCGCCCGAGCGGTCGCCGGCGTCGTCCACGACGACCTCTCGACCGAGGAAGCGCTGGCCGAAGCGGGACTGGCGCTCGAAGCCTAA
- the trpA gene encoding tryptophan synthase subunit alpha, which yields MSDTSTEYDSDIEAAIRANHPALITYITAGDPSLEDTEAYVEALDRGGSDLIELGLPFSEPIAEGQTIQAAINRALAAGTTPEGFFELVEDLEIEAPLLVMTYYNMILQYGGSEAPRASEEASGQRPRAKPDVRPFVERAAEAGLSGIIVPDLPAEEADPLRDACDDNGLDLIFIIAPTTEGERLDAIMSRVSGFAYVQARLGTTGARANVSGATHDSLARLSKYDVPKAVGFGVSEGDHAAEIIEAGADGVIVGSALIDIIASSDDPSDAVDALEAKAAELKRGARRGAETLTDDPEDTPEPEQP from the coding sequence GTGAGCGATACGTCGACGGAATACGACAGCGACATCGAAGCGGCCATCCGCGCGAACCACCCCGCGCTCATCACGTACATCACCGCGGGCGATCCCTCGCTCGAGGACACCGAGGCGTACGTCGAGGCACTCGACCGCGGCGGCTCGGATCTGATCGAACTCGGGCTCCCGTTCTCGGAGCCGATCGCGGAGGGACAGACGATTCAGGCCGCGATCAACCGCGCGCTCGCGGCCGGGACGACCCCCGAGGGGTTCTTCGAACTGGTCGAGGACCTGGAGATCGAGGCGCCGCTGCTGGTGATGACGTACTACAACATGATCCTGCAGTATGGGGGCAGCGAGGCGCCACGCGCCTCGGAAGAGGCGAGCGGGCAGCGCCCGCGAGCCAAGCCGGACGTCAGGCCGTTCGTGGAGCGGGCCGCCGAAGCCGGGCTCTCAGGGATCATCGTCCCCGACCTGCCAGCCGAGGAGGCCGATCCGCTGCGGGACGCCTGCGACGACAACGGGCTCGACCTGATCTTCATCATCGCGCCGACGACCGAGGGCGAGCGACTGGACGCCATCATGTCCCGGGTCTCGGGCTTCGCCTACGTCCAGGCCCGCCTCGGAACGACCGGCGCGCGCGCGAACGTGTCGGGTGCGACCCACGATAGCCTCGCGCGGTTGTCGAAGTACGACGTCCCCAAAGCCGTCGGGTTCGGCGTCAGCGAGGGCGATCACGCGGCCGAGATCATCGAGGCGGGTGCCGACGGCGTCATCGTCGGCAGCGCGCTCATCGACATTATCGCGTCGAGCGACGACCCGAGCGACGCGGTCGACGCGCTCGAGGCCAAAGCGGCGGAGCTCAAACGGGGCGCACGCCGCGGCGCGGAGACCCTCACGGACGATCCGGAAGATACACCGGAACCAGAACAGCCATAA
- the trpB gene encoding tryptophan synthase subunit beta has translation MSTERERDDEYESGGGTFGDYGGQYVPEALMPALQELEDAYERYVLENEDGFMDEFRERMRDFGGRPTPLQRADRLSERYDREIYLKREDLLHGGAHKLNNALGQVLLAKYMGKERIIAETGAGQHGTATAMAAAHLDMPCEIYMGRTDVNRQRPNVYRMRMNGAEVNPVEAGSATLKEAINETMRDWATTVERTHYVIGSVVGPHPFPQMVRDFQAVIGEEIRDQIQAKAGRLPDSVVACAGGGSNTMGTFHAFVPDEGVDLYAVEAGGSSLEIDEEEGMAPNSATLSTGTDGVLHGAMTKLLQAGDGQIVESHSVSAGLDYAGVGPELSHLVDIGRVTPANVDDDDALNGFHRLSRLEGIIPALESSHALGYLEEEYETLGDLVVVNVSGRGDKDLETVLEETEKRDLEAAPEIEVFDG, from the coding sequence ATGAGCACGGAACGCGAACGCGACGACGAGTACGAATCGGGCGGGGGCACGTTCGGCGACTACGGCGGCCAGTACGTCCCCGAGGCGCTGATGCCGGCGCTGCAGGAACTCGAGGACGCCTACGAGCGCTACGTCCTCGAGAACGAAGACGGATTCATGGACGAGTTCCGCGAGCGAATGCGGGACTTCGGCGGCCGGCCGACGCCGCTGCAGCGCGCGGATCGGCTGAGCGAGCGCTACGACCGGGAGATCTACCTCAAGCGCGAGGACCTCCTCCACGGCGGGGCCCACAAGCTCAACAACGCGCTCGGACAGGTTCTCCTGGCGAAGTACATGGGCAAAGAGCGGATCATCGCCGAGACCGGTGCCGGGCAACACGGCACCGCGACGGCGATGGCCGCGGCCCACCTCGACATGCCCTGCGAGATCTACATGGGCCGAACGGACGTCAACCGCCAGCGGCCCAACGTCTACCGAATGCGGATGAACGGGGCCGAGGTGAACCCGGTCGAGGCCGGCAGCGCGACGCTGAAGGAGGCGATCAACGAGACGATGCGCGACTGGGCGACCACCGTCGAGCGGACCCACTACGTGATCGGGTCGGTCGTCGGCCCGCACCCGTTCCCGCAGATGGTCCGGGACTTTCAGGCGGTGATCGGCGAGGAGATTCGCGACCAGATTCAGGCAAAGGCGGGACGACTGCCCGACAGCGTCGTCGCCTGCGCCGGCGGCGGCTCGAACACGATGGGCACGTTCCACGCGTTCGTCCCCGACGAGGGCGTGGATCTCTACGCCGTCGAGGCCGGCGGCTCGAGCCTCGAGATCGACGAGGAGGAAGGGATGGCCCCCAACTCCGCGACGCTCTCGACGGGGACCGACGGCGTCCTCCACGGTGCGATGACGAAGCTCCTCCAGGCGGGCGACGGCCAGATCGTCGAATCCCACAGCGTCAGCGCGGGACTCGACTACGCCGGCGTCGGCCCCGAGCTGTCGCATCTCGTCGATATCGGGCGAGTCACGCCCGCGAACGTCGACGACGACGACGCGCTCAACGGGTTCCACCGGCTCTCGCGACTCGAGGGGATCATCCCGGCCCTCGAGTCGAGTCACGCGCTGGGATATCTCGAGGAAGAATACGAGACTCTCGGCGACCTCGTCGTCGTCAACGTCTCCGGGCGCGGCGACAAGGACCTCGAGACGGTGCTCGAGGAGACCGAGAAACGCGATCTCGAGGCTGCACCCGAAATCGAGGTGTTCGACGGGTGA
- the trpC gene encoding indole-3-glycerol phosphate synthase — translation MNSDTELAPAVQSILEAARERSGGEGVVAVDARSLPDALADAEADGRVPVIAEVKPTSPTAEGTRDDDPVELAQAMVDGGAAAISVLTEPTHFGGSAEALTRIREAVDVPVLRKDFVLDEAGMDVVEADLLLLIARFVDDLEALVAAARERGFQPLVEVHDRDELETALEAGAEIIGVNNRDLARLEVDLETFESVAPEAPDDVTLIAESGVSSPADVRRMRTAGADALLVGSAIMDHGADDSDVTENTRRLTRAESGDDTNDDDNTQT, via the coding sequence ATGAACTCCGATACGGAGCTCGCTCCCGCGGTGCAGTCGATACTCGAGGCGGCACGGGAGCGCTCGGGCGGTGAGGGCGTCGTCGCGGTCGACGCCCGCTCGCTGCCGGACGCGCTGGCCGACGCCGAGGCCGACGGGCGAGTCCCAGTGATCGCGGAGGTGAAACCGACCAGTCCGACGGCCGAGGGCACTCGAGACGACGATCCGGTCGAACTGGCGCAGGCGATGGTCGACGGCGGCGCGGCGGCGATTTCCGTTCTCACCGAGCCGACCCACTTCGGCGGGTCGGCCGAGGCGCTGACCCGCATCCGCGAAGCCGTCGACGTCCCCGTCCTGCGCAAGGACTTCGTCCTCGACGAAGCGGGGATGGACGTCGTCGAGGCCGATCTGCTTCTGCTGATCGCCAGGTTCGTAGACGATCTCGAGGCGCTCGTCGCCGCCGCCCGGGAGCGCGGCTTTCAACCCCTCGTTGAGGTCCACGATCGGGACGAACTCGAGACCGCGCTCGAAGCGGGCGCAGAGATCATCGGAGTGAACAACCGGGATCTGGCGCGACTCGAGGTCGACCTCGAAACCTTCGAGTCGGTGGCTCCCGAGGCTCCGGACGACGTGACCCTGATCGCCGAGAGCGGAGTGTCGTCGCCGGCCGACGTCCGGCGGATGCGCACGGCGGGTGCAGACGCCCTCCTGGTCGGCAGCGCGATCATGGACCACGGCGCGGACGACAGCGACGTCACCGAGAACACGCGGCGACTCACGCGAGCGGAATCGGGAGACGACACGAACGACGACGACAACACCCAGACATGA
- a CDS encoding MGMT family protein: MEDVTDAGIYARESQYLDRYVQLGAASGRVLSVSFPEIPDDNAEDDHVVLDRIFEYLDGLEEITFDDVTVAMTMPTDQRAVLEGVQDIPYGDQVSVETLARMTSGLDHTDEDDIILVRTALDENPAPILIPDHRVRDGPSAAPPDVEQKLRSLEGL, encoded by the coding sequence ATGGAGGACGTTACGGACGCCGGAATCTACGCGCGGGAATCGCAGTACCTCGATCGGTACGTCCAGCTCGGGGCCGCAAGCGGACGGGTCCTGAGCGTCTCGTTCCCCGAGATTCCCGACGACAATGCCGAGGACGACCACGTCGTCCTCGATCGGATCTTCGAGTACCTCGACGGCCTCGAGGAGATCACCTTCGACGACGTCACGGTCGCGATGACCATGCCGACCGACCAGCGGGCGGTCCTCGAGGGCGTACAGGACATTCCTTACGGCGATCAGGTCTCCGTCGAGACGCTCGCCCGGATGACCTCGGGACTCGATCACACCGACGAGGACGACATCATCCTCGTCCGAACCGCGCTCGACGAGAATCCCGCGCCCATTCTGATCCCCGACCACCGCGTGCGCGACGGCCCGAGTGCGGCTCCACCGGACGTCGAACAGAAGCTACGGTCGCTCGAAGGTCTGTAA
- a CDS encoding NUDIX hydrolase, producing MTGPRLTLEPIANYEPTEITDQEYDAAVLAPIVDRDGEDHLLFTRRADHLGEHPGQMSFPGGGAEPEDETILETALREANEEIGLERSEAELVGQLDDIRTVTEYAVTPFVAHVPDREYVREESEVAEIVVLPLSGLLDPDNYEYERRSHPYYGEIVIHYFHVNGYTVWGATGRILVQLLELATDFEAPEKVERSEF from the coding sequence ATGACGGGCCCGAGACTGACGCTCGAGCCGATCGCGAACTACGAACCCACCGAGATCACCGATCAGGAGTACGACGCGGCGGTGCTCGCCCCGATCGTCGATCGCGACGGCGAGGACCACCTGCTGTTCACACGGCGTGCAGACCACCTCGGCGAACACCCCGGACAGATGAGCTTCCCCGGCGGCGGAGCCGAGCCCGAAGACGAGACGATCCTCGAAACCGCGCTCCGGGAGGCCAACGAGGAGATCGGGCTCGAGCGCAGCGAGGCCGAACTCGTCGGCCAGCTCGACGACATTCGGACGGTCACCGAGTACGCCGTGACTCCCTTCGTCGCACACGTTCCGGATCGGGAGTACGTTCGCGAGGAGAGCGAGGTCGCCGAGATCGTCGTCCTGCCGCTCTCGGGGCTGCTCGATCCGGACAATTACGAGTACGAACGCCGATCCCACCCCTACTACGGCGAGATCGTGATCCACTACTTCCACGTCAACGGCTACACCGTCTGGGGGGCGACCGGCCGGATTCTGGTGCAACTGCTCGAGCTGGCGACGGATTTCGAAGCGCCCGAGAAGGTCGAGCGGTCGGAGTTCTAG
- a CDS encoding DUF7109 family protein gives MDATADELAGVVDLFGGLTRSELERALAEAAYRDDGQSVDDAALEGAIDEAIETFALVRHDPADEGAVSTTDGEPLLVAGPTAFPAVPEHAEDVPHILDIDRRRVDRETLGKTARERVIETADEAIAADDEERIRSLIDVSYDVEAWAPVDCTDERTRLEDALEE, from the coding sequence ATGGACGCGACCGCCGACGAACTGGCCGGCGTGGTCGACCTCTTCGGCGGGTTGACTCGCTCGGAACTCGAGCGGGCGCTCGCCGAGGCCGCCTACCGCGACGACGGTCAGTCCGTCGACGACGCGGCACTCGAAGGGGCGATCGACGAGGCGATCGAGACGTTCGCGCTCGTTCGGCACGATCCCGCCGACGAGGGCGCGGTTTCGACGACCGACGGCGAGCCGCTGCTGGTCGCCGGCCCGACGGCGTTTCCCGCGGTTCCGGAACACGCGGAGGACGTCCCCCACATCCTCGATATCGACCGCCGACGGGTCGACCGCGAGACGCTGGGGAAGACGGCCCGCGAGCGCGTGATCGAGACGGCCGACGAGGCCATCGCCGCGGACGACGAGGAGCGGATCCGGTCCCTGATCGACGTCAGCTACGACGTCGAGGCTTGGGCGCCGGTCGACTGCACCGACGAACGGACGCGACTGGAGGACGCACTCGAGGAATGA
- a CDS encoding glycosyl transferase family 2 — protein sequence MEYVQERIATLHEFGEGNGGRETDLARDAVAAVADAAVVVPMTGRELESPAAERVLGELERLQPAPEAVFVPVRAEPERIGPFRDWLGSFALPTRVLWCNAPGIDALLADAGLGGEFGKGRDVWLALGPAADAADAVVVHDADARSYEAEHVHRLLAPLTMAFEFSKGYYARVERDRLYGRLFRLFYEPLVRSLADAHDAPIVDYLDAFRYALAGEFAATADLARRLRTPRTWGLEVGTLGDAYEVAGFGGTAQVDLGRHEHDHRAVAGDTGLEGMSRDVAATFLRVLEEHGVDPGYETLPERYLSAGDELIDQYRADAAFNGLEYDPAGERDQLARYAESISPPGPDARLPRWTDAPFEPADVLAAARPWRERRIGSRSQD from the coding sequence ATGGAGTACGTCCAGGAGCGGATCGCCACGCTCCACGAGTTCGGCGAGGGCAACGGGGGAAGGGAAACCGATCTCGCCCGCGACGCGGTCGCCGCAGTCGCCGACGCGGCCGTCGTCGTCCCGATGACCGGCCGCGAGCTCGAGAGCCCCGCCGCCGAACGCGTCCTGGGCGAACTCGAGCGTCTTCAGCCGGCACCGGAGGCGGTCTTCGTGCCCGTTCGCGCCGAGCCGGAGCGAATCGGTCCGTTTCGGGACTGGCTCGGCTCGTTCGCGCTGCCGACTCGGGTCCTGTGGTGTAACGCACCCGGTATCGACGCGTTGCTCGCCGACGCGGGGCTGGGCGGCGAGTTCGGGAAAGGACGGGACGTCTGGCTCGCGCTCGGCCCCGCGGCCGACGCCGCCGACGCCGTCGTGGTCCACGACGCCGACGCCCGCAGCTACGAGGCCGAACACGTCCACCGCCTGCTCGCCCCGCTGACGATGGCGTTCGAGTTTTCGAAGGGGTACTACGCCCGCGTCGAACGCGACCGGCTCTACGGTCGGCTCTTCCGACTGTTCTACGAACCGCTCGTTCGCTCCCTCGCGGACGCCCACGACGCCCCGATCGTCGACTACCTCGACGCGTTCCGGTACGCGCTGGCCGGCGAGTTCGCCGCGACAGCCGACCTCGCCCGGCGGCTGCGGACGCCGCGCACGTGGGGACTCGAGGTCGGGACCCTCGGCGACGCCTACGAGGTCGCCGGCTTCGGCGGGACGGCGCAGGTCGACCTCGGCCGCCACGAACACGACCACCGGGCGGTCGCCGGCGACACCGGACTCGAGGGAATGAGCCGCGACGTCGCGGCCACGTTCTTGCGCGTTCTCGAGGAACACGGCGTCGACCCCGGGTACGAGACGCTGCCGGAGCGGTACCTGTCCGCCGGCGACGAGCTGATCGACCAGTACCGCGCCGACGCGGCGTTCAACGGGCTCGAGTACGACCCCGCCGGCGAGCGGGATCAGCTGGCCCGCTACGCCGAGTCGATCTCGCCGCCGGGTCCGGACGCCCGCCTGCCGCGGTGGACCGACGCCCCGTTCGAACCGGCCGACGTGCTCGCGGCGGCCCGGCCGTGGCGGGAGCGTCGCATCGGCTCGCGCTCGCAAGACTAA